One region of Quercus lobata isolate SW786 chromosome 2, ValleyOak3.0 Primary Assembly, whole genome shotgun sequence genomic DNA includes:
- the LOC115977362 gene encoding conserved oligomeric Golgi complex subunit 3-like isoform X2, with product MASTTKPSAPTASLPKSEAASKSYHFAQAWDQSTVLTEQQQAAIAALSHVFAERPFPPNLSQDHQDNAVSAVAASASANDNSNSFQDCGSSTTLPLLLNTNQFYKWFTDLESAMKSETEEKYQHYVSTLTERIQTCDGILRQVDDTLDYFNELQLQHQAVATKTKTLHDACDRLVVEKQRLIEFADALRSKLNYFDELENIASNFYSPNMSVGNENFLPLLKRLDDCISYVESNPQYAESSVYLLKFRQLQSRALGMIRSHVLSVLKSASSQVQAAIRSSGNSKAAVSEGVEASVIHVRFKAAANELKPVLEEIESRSSRKEYVQLLAECHKLYCEQRLSLVRGIVHQRISEFAKKESLPSLTRSGCAYLMQVCQLEHQLFDHFFPSSSEDVSSLAPLIDPLSTYLYDTLRPKLIHETNIDFLCELVDILKVEVLGEQVNRRGESLAGLRPTLQRILADVHERLTFRARTHIRDEIANYLPSDEDLDYPAKLEQSMENNSETISAEENPDVFKTWYPPLEKTLSCLSKLYRCLEQAVFTGLAQEAVEVCSMSIQKASKLIVKRSSPMDGQLFLIKHLLILREQIAPFDIEFSVTHKELDFSHLLEHLRRILRGQASLFDWSRSTSLARTLSPRVLESQIDAKKILTVQSPSHL from the exons ATGGCAAGCACGACGAAACCAAGCGCTCCCACGGCTTCGTTGCCTAAATCGGAAGCGGCTTCCAAAAGCTACCATTTCGCCCAAGCTTGGGATCAG AGTACCGTTCTAACGGAGCAGCAACAAGCGGCGATCGCAGCGCTATCTCATGTGTTCGCCGAGCGGCCTTTTCCGCCCAATCTATCTCAAGACCACCAGGATAACGCCGTCTCCGCGGTTGCGGCTTCCGCTTCGGCTAATGATAACAGCAACTCTTTCCAAGATTGTGGTTCTTCTACCACTCTACCACTCTTGCTCAATACAAACCAG TTTTACAAGTGGTTTACAGATCTTGAATCCGCCATGAAATCAGAG ACAGAGGAGAAATATCAACACTATGTGAGCACGTTAACAGAGCGCATACAGACCTGTGACGGTATACTTCGTCAG GTGGATGACACCCTGGACTATTTTAATGAACTACAGCTGCAGCATCAGGCAGTTGCTACAAAGACTAAAACTCTTCATGATGCGTGTGACCGGCTG GTGGTAGAGAAGCAAAGGCTGATTGAGTTTGCTGATGCACTTCGTAGTAAGCTCAACTACTTTGATGAATTGGAGAAT ATTGCTTCCAATTTTTATTCTCCAAATATGAGTGTTGGAAATGAGAATTTTCTCCCGCTGCTCAAACGGCTTGACGATTGCATTTC GTATGTTGAAAGCAATCCGCAGTATGCAGAATCTAGTGTTTACTTGCTCAAGTTCCGACAGCTTCAG TCGCGAGCTCTGGGCATGATCCGTTCTCATGTACTTTCTGTGCTCAAAAGTGCTTCTTCTCAG GTCCAGGCAGCAATCCGATCTAGTGGGAACAGCAAAGCAGCTGTTTCTGAAGGTGTAGAGGCATCTGTTATACATGTTCGTTTCAAAGCAGCAGCGAACGAG CTTAAGCCAGTGCTGGAGGAAATTGAAAGCAGATCATCAAGGAAAGAATATGTTCAACTTCTTGCAGAATGccacaaattatattgtgaacAGCGTCTTTCCTTG GTAAGAGGCATAGTGCATCAACGGATATCTGAATTTGCAAAGAAAGAGTCCTTGCCATCACTAACTAGATCTGGATGTGCGTATCTAATGCAG GTCTGTCAGCTTGAGCACCAACTCTTTGATCATTTTTTCCCATCTTCTTCGGAGGATGTCTCAAGTTTGGCTCCATTGATAGATCCATT GTCTACATATTTGTATGATACACTACGGCCAAAACTTATTCATGAAACAAATATTGATTTTCTGTGTGAACTTGTTGATATCCTCAAAGTTGAAGTCTTGGGAGAACAGGTAAATAGACGGGGTGAATCATTAGCTGGGCTACGTCCTACATTACAAAGAATTCTAGCTGATGTTCATGAGAGGTTGACTTTTCGTGCACGAACACATATTCGTGATGAG ATAGCGAATTATTTGCCTTCTGATGAAGACTTGGATTACCCTGCAAAGCTGGAACAATCTATGGAGAATAACTCAGAAACTATTTCT GCTGAGGAAAACCCAGATGTATTCAAAACATGGTATCCACCGCTGGAGAAAACCCTATCATGTCTTTCAAAGTTGTATCGTTGCTTAGAACAAGCAGTTTTCACTGGTTTGGCGcag GAAGCAGTAGAAGTTTGCTCCATGTCTATCCAA AAAGCAAGCAAACTCATTGTGAAGAGATCATCACCAATGGACGGGCAGCTCTTCCTCATAAAACATCTCCTTATTTTAAGGGAGCAG ATTGCACCTTTTGATATTGAATTCTCAGTTACTCACAAGGAACTTGATTTCTCACATTTGCTG GAGCATTTAAGACGTATTCTTAGAGGTCAAGCCTCGCTATTTGACTGGTCAAGATCAACTTCATTGGCAAGGACCTTATCTCCTAGAGTTTTGGAAAGTCAAATAGATGCCAAGAAG ATATTGACTGTGCAATCACCAAGTCACTTATGA
- the LOC115977364 gene encoding uncharacterized protein LOC115977364, which translates to MLEDIAKLPTIMRTIKRAIELTGYIYNRTGLINMMRQFTGQRNLLRPAKTRFATSFLTLSSIHKQKESLRKMFTSKDWTRSKWAKELTGKRVAQTILMATFWNTVVYSLKVSGPIVRVLRLVDGEKRPAMGYIYEAMDRAKEAIEKSFNGREERYKEIFEIIDRRWDCQLHRPLHAAGYFLNPEFFYDNRSEIERDEEVMAGLYKCIQRLVPNINQQDKILEELTSYKREEGLFGLEMAKRQRKKKAPADWWSAYGASTPSLQQFAVKVLILTCSSSGCERNWSMFEHVHSKKRNRLAQSRMNDLVYIKYNRALKRRYNLRDTIDPISLKDVDDSNEWLIGRVEEDEVEEFAEDDLVFNDDILTWGNVARASGVEEERFNFRSRMGTLGQATGSSSSSHHAPHDGDEEDEENDEGYKSCDENDDGPLLDEDDDDYVD; encoded by the exons ATGTTGGAAGACATTGCAAAGCTTCCTACAATCATGAGAACAATAAAAAGGGCAATTGAGCTTACTGGGTATATATATAATCGTACTGGTCTCATAAACATGATGAGACAGTTTACAGGGCAAAGGAACTTGCTTAGGCCCGCTAAAACTCGATTTGCTACATCCTTTCTCACATTATCAAGTATACATAAACAAAAGGAAAGCTTGAGAAAGATGTTTACTTCAAAGGATTGGACCCGTAGTAAGTGGGCAAAGGAGCTAACGGGAAAAAGGGTGGCTCAAACAATTCTAATGGCTACATTTTGGAACACTGTGGTCTATAGCCTTAAAGTGTCAGGTCCTATTGTTCGTGTGCTTCGATTGGTTGATGGAGAGAAAAGGCCTGCCATGGGATACATTTATGAGGCTATGGATCGAGCTAAAGAAGCAATTGAAAAATCTTTTAATGGAAGGGAAGAAAGATACAAAGAAATCTTTGAAATAATAGATCGAAGGTGGGATTGTCAACTTCACCGGCCTTTGCATGCGGCTGGCTATTTCTTGAATCcagaatttttttatgataatcGCTCTGAAATTGAGCGAGATGAAGAGGTGATGGCTGGCCTATACAAATGCATACAAAGGTTGGTTCCAAACATTAATCAACAAGATAAGATTCTTGAAGAGTTGACATCATATAAGAGAGAAGAGGGTCTCTTTGGGTTGGAAATGGCTAAGaggcaaagaaagaaaaaggcacCAG CTGATTGGTGGTCTGCTTATGGAGCTTCAACTCCAAGTTTACAGCAATTTGCTGTAAAAGTTCTTATCCTAACTTGTAGTTCATCAGGGTGCGAGCGGAATTGGAGTATGTTTGAACAT GTGCAtagcaagaaaagaaataggttagCACAATCCCGGATGAATGATTTGGTATATATCAAGTACAATAGAGCCTTGAAGCGAAGATATAATTTGCGTGACACAATTGATCCAATCTCCTTGAAAGATGTAGATGATAGCAATGAGTGGTTGATTGGAAGAGTAGAAGAGGATGAAGTAGAAGAATTTGCTGAAGATGATCTTGtgtttaatgatgatattttgacATGGGGCAATGTTGCTAGAGCTTCTggagttgaagaagaaagattCAACTTCAGATCAAGAATGGGAACATTAGGACAAGCTACAGGTTCAAGTTCTAGTTCACATCATGCTCCTCATGATGGAGATGAAGAGGATGAGGAAAATGATGAGGGCTACAAATCTTGTGATGAAAATGATGATGGTCCCTTGcttgatgaggatgatgatgattatgtagATTAG